A genomic segment from Vidua macroura isolate BioBank_ID:100142 chromosome Z, ASM2450914v1, whole genome shotgun sequence encodes:
- the TENT2 gene encoding poly(A) RNA polymerase GLD2 isoform X2, protein MFPNSSNLGRPPFPPKYQQQSTFFTKLPLNIPPTLLSHQQIVVPPFHFRSALLSRTLLSGNIEATPAVTPVVTLQPVNYGSVSPVSTSDALTSFQGRKRQSQQSVPDDAKRQRIHSHDSDTAVVNQAVPLPEESRRSFPASVSVLSPVLHAHGSPASIGCVPPLQDTLFPDPTETRLPVAKDELSKQVLEWFQACRQQVSDLDRKELCRTELQREIQLIFPQSRLFLVGSSLNGFGTRTSDGDLCLVVKEEPVNQKTEARRILSLVQKLFSTKLSSYIERPQLIRAKVPIVKFRDKVSNVDFDLNVNNVIGIRNTFLLRSYAFIENRVRPLVLVVKKWASFHEINDASRGTLNSYSLVLMVLHYLQTLPEPILPSLQKNYPVVRVVSLYKNSTNILHLLYIHLPTVFQNQICSLKILP, encoded by the exons ATGTTCCCAAATTCTTCCAACTTGGGTCGTCCACCCTTCCCTCCAAAATATCAACAACAGAGTACTTTCTTCACTAAACTTCCTCTAAATATACCTCCTACTCTTCTTTCTCACCAGCAAATTGTTGTTCCTCCATTTCATTTTCGCAGTGCACT TCTTTCTAGAACTCTTTTGAGTGGCAACATTGAAGCTACTCCAGCTGTTACTCCGGTTGTTACACTGCAGCCAGTGAATTATGGAAGTGTCAGTCCAGTGTCTACGTCAGATGCCCTGACATCATTTCAAGGAAGAAA GAGACAAAGTCAACAGAGTGTTCCAGATGATGCCAAACGGCAGCGGATTCATTCACATGATTCTGATACAGCTGTAGTTAACCAAGCAGTGCCTTTGCCAGAAGAAAGTAGACGCTCCTTCCCAGCATCAGTTTCAGTTCTGTCTCCAGTGTTGCATGCACATGGCTCACCAGCCTCAATTGGATGTGTCCCTCCTTTGCAAGATACTTTGTTTCCAGATCCTACAGAAACCAGGCTCCCTGTTGCCAAGGATGAG TTAAGTAAACAGGTTTTGGAATGGTTTCAAGCATGTCGGCAACAGGTCTCTGATTTGGACAGAAAAGAGCTTTGCAGAACAGAACTCCAGAGAGAAATTCAGCTGATTTTTCCAC AGAGCAGACTTTTTTTGGTTGGGTCCTCACTGAATGGATTTGGCACTCGTACTAGTGATGGTGATTTGTGCCTGGTGGTTAAAGAAGAACCA GTGAATCAGAAGACTGAAGCAAGACGTATACTTAGCTTAGTCCAAAAACTCTTCAGTACTAAACTTT caAGCTACATTGAGCGACCTCAGCTGATCAGAGCAAAAGTGCCAATAGTGAAATTCAGGGATAAAGTCAG CAATGTGGATTTCGACTTGAATGTAAACAATGTGATAGGTATAAGAAATACATTCCTTCTGAGAAGCTATGCATTCA ttgAGAATCGAGTTCGTCCATTAGTACTTGTTGTTAAGAAGTGGGCAAGTTTTCACGAGATAAATGATGCCAGTCGTGGTACTTTAAACAGCTATAGTCTTGTGTTGATGGTTTTGCACTATTTACAGA caTTACCTGAACccatccttccatccctccAAAAAAATTACCCA